From a single Cupriavidus taiwanensis LMG 19424 genomic region:
- a CDS encoding cyanophycin metabolism-associated DUF1854 family protein produces MPNDIAAAARAPVFTLDRNPFGRLVLIAEDGTVHEGVVPVRAFPISAPQGGIGMMSADGHEVVWIPRLEDLPVAERDMIEAELASREFMPEIERIVSVSTYATPSVWTVKTDRGQTDLVLRGEEAIRRLAGSTLLISDTHGIHYLIRDLMALDKHSRKILDRFL; encoded by the coding sequence ATGCCCAATGACATCGCCGCCGCCGCGCGGGCCCCTGTATTCACGCTGGACCGCAATCCGTTCGGCCGCCTGGTGCTGATCGCCGAGGATGGCACCGTCCATGAAGGCGTGGTGCCGGTGCGCGCTTTCCCGATCTCGGCGCCGCAGGGCGGCATCGGCATGATGAGTGCCGACGGGCATGAGGTGGTATGGATTCCGCGGTTGGAAGATCTGCCGGTCGCCGAGCGCGACATGATCGAGGCGGAGCTGGCCTCGCGCGAGTTCATGCCGGAAATCGAGCGTATCGTCAGTGTGTCGACCTACGCCACGCCCAGCGTGTGGACGGTGAAGACCGACCGCGGCCAGACCGACCTGGTGCTGCGCGGCGAAGAGGCGATCCGGCGCCTGGCCGGCAGTACGCTGCTGATCTCGGACACGCACGGCATCCACTACCTGATCCGCGACCTGATGGCGCTGGACAAGCACAGCCGCAAGATACTCGACCGCTTCCTATGA
- a CDS encoding fimbrial protein codes for MPLVVIGWLQRAAALREAATSLTPVMNRTQFFHLVRRWLVVIACLAAPHLAHANCTATPAMPILQTLDSMAVAVNLTVGSTIPGTVRSYQFSGSCANVAPWVVPGAPIISCYYGSGTEVMPGVYSTGVAGVGIRLRNAAGQPVTNASTIWCDTRSANLGYLNADMTYSVSVTIEFVKTGPIASGSLDPSQTIFGFGVYNGSRDGALGGAGNNYIGISGTIATREISCHVLSPTTVSLPAISARTLATQGSGGNTPFAIQLNCNSAAIVGITLDGAAGTPVMSAPAGILGLSNAGTAGAASGAGVQIMNASGTAPVPLQVRNAMGSIQANVPATYRFGARYASLGGTPSPGTVTSSMVFTLDYQ; via the coding sequence ATGCCGCTGGTTGTCATTGGCTGGCTCCAGCGCGCCGCGGCGTTGCGCGAGGCAGCCACATCCTTGACCCCTGTTATGAACAGAACACAATTCTTCCATCTCGTGCGTCGCTGGCTGGTCGTGATAGCGTGCCTGGCAGCACCGCACCTCGCCCATGCAAATTGCACTGCCACGCCGGCGATGCCCATTCTGCAGACTCTCGACAGCATGGCGGTAGCGGTGAACCTTACCGTCGGCAGCACGATTCCCGGCACGGTGCGCAGCTACCAGTTCAGCGGCAGCTGCGCCAACGTGGCGCCCTGGGTGGTGCCTGGCGCGCCCATCATCTCGTGCTACTACGGCTCAGGCACCGAAGTGATGCCAGGCGTTTACTCCACCGGTGTCGCGGGCGTCGGGATTCGCCTGCGCAATGCGGCCGGCCAGCCGGTCACCAATGCTTCGACCATCTGGTGCGACACCCGCTCGGCCAACCTGGGCTACCTCAACGCCGACATGACCTATTCGGTTTCCGTCACCATCGAATTCGTCAAAACCGGCCCGATTGCGTCTGGCAGCCTCGACCCCTCCCAGACCATCTTTGGCTTCGGGGTGTATAACGGCTCTCGGGACGGTGCGCTGGGTGGCGCAGGCAATAACTACATCGGCATTTCCGGCACGATCGCAACACGCGAAATTTCCTGCCATGTCCTCTCTCCCACCACAGTCAGCCTGCCGGCGATCAGCGCCAGGACGCTCGCCACGCAAGGCTCCGGCGGCAACACGCCGTTCGCCATCCAGCTGAATTGCAACAGCGCAGCCATCGTCGGCATCACGCTGGACGGTGCCGCCGGCACGCCAGTGATGTCGGCCCCGGCCGGCATCCTGGGCCTGAGCAATGCCGGGACTGCCGGCGCGGCGAGCGGCGCGGGCGTGCAGATCATGAATGCCAGCGGCACCGCGCCGGTACCGCTGCAGGTGCGCAATGCCATGGGCAGCATCCAGGCCAACGTACCCGCCACCTATCGTTTCGGCGCCCGCTATGCCAGCCTCGGCGGCACCCCGTCGCCGGGTACCGTCACCAGTTCGATGGTATTTACGCTGGACTACCAGTAA
- the gph gene encoding phosphoglycolate phosphatase (PGP is an essential enzyme in the glycolate salvage pathway in higher organisms (photorespiration in plants). Phosphoglycolate results from the oxidase activity of RubisCO in the Calvin cycle when concentrations of carbon dioxide are low relative to oxygen. This enzyme is a member of the Haloacid Dehalogenase (HAD) superfamily of aspartate-nucleophile hydrolase enzymes (PF00702).) encodes MSAGFASAGFAGVFFDLDGTLADTAPDLAAAANRLVIERGRPPVAYDKLRPVASHGARGLLGAAFGLRPEDAEFPALRDTFLDYYEADIAVHTRLFDGMPQVLAALEAAGIPWGIVTNKIARFTVPLVAAIGLAPRASAVVSGDTTPHAKPHPAPLLHAAASAGVDPRRCVYVGDDLRDIQAGKAAGMVTVTAAYGYCGEGEPPEAWGADHLIRHPSELIPLLVPAAVA; translated from the coding sequence ATGAGCGCGGGGTTCGCATCCGCAGGGTTCGCAGGCGTCTTCTTCGACCTCGACGGCACCCTTGCCGACACCGCGCCGGACCTGGCCGCGGCGGCGAACCGGCTGGTCATCGAACGCGGCCGCCCGCCGGTGGCTTACGACAAGCTGCGTCCGGTGGCATCACACGGCGCGCGCGGATTGCTGGGCGCCGCCTTCGGCCTGCGGCCGGAAGATGCGGAGTTTCCTGCGCTGCGCGATACCTTCCTGGATTACTACGAGGCCGACATCGCGGTTCACACCCGCCTGTTCGACGGCATGCCGCAGGTACTGGCCGCGCTCGAGGCCGCAGGCATCCCGTGGGGGATCGTGACCAACAAGATCGCGCGCTTCACGGTGCCGCTGGTCGCCGCGATCGGGCTGGCGCCCCGCGCCAGTGCCGTGGTCAGCGGCGACACCACGCCGCACGCCAAGCCGCACCCCGCCCCGCTGCTGCATGCCGCCGCGAGTGCCGGCGTCGACCCGCGCCGCTGCGTCTATGTCGGCGACGACCTGCGCGACATCCAGGCCGGCAAGGCCGCCGGCATGGTCACCGTGACCGCCGCCTATGGCTACTGCGGCGAAGGGGAGCCGCCCGAGGCCTGGGGCGCGGACCACCTGATCCGCCACCCGTCAGAGCTGATCCCGCTGCTGGTGCCCGCCGCGGTCGCCTGA
- the ubiG gene encoding bifunctional 2-polyprenyl-6-hydroxyphenol methylase/3-demethylubiquinol 3-O-methyltransferase UbiG, translated as MTLQSHTLHAADAASQQPPRRNADPKEIDKFSELAHRWWDPQSEFKPLHELNPLRLGWIDGIAALAGKRVVDVGCGGGILSESMARLGATVRGIDLSSKALKVADLHSLESGVAVTYEEIAAEALAAREPASVDVVTCMEMLEHVPDPASIVHACATLVRPGGHVFFSTINRNLKAYLLAIVGAEYVLNMLPRGTHDYEKFITPAELARFARQAGLDLIEMRGMTYNPLSQVYTLGRDTDVNYLMAFRRVAA; from the coding sequence ATGACGTTGCAATCGCACACCCTCCACGCAGCCGACGCCGCCAGCCAGCAACCGCCGCGCCGGAATGCCGACCCCAAGGAAATCGACAAGTTCAGCGAACTGGCCCACCGCTGGTGGGATCCGCAGAGCGAGTTCAAGCCGCTGCATGAACTGAACCCGCTGCGCCTGGGCTGGATCGATGGCATCGCCGCACTGGCGGGCAAGCGGGTGGTCGACGTGGGCTGCGGCGGCGGCATCCTGTCCGAGAGCATGGCGCGCCTCGGCGCCACCGTGCGCGGCATCGATCTCTCCAGCAAGGCGCTGAAGGTGGCCGACCTGCACAGCCTCGAGTCCGGCGTTGCCGTGACCTACGAGGAGATCGCCGCCGAAGCGCTGGCCGCGCGCGAGCCGGCCAGCGTGGATGTGGTCACTTGCATGGAGATGCTGGAACACGTGCCGGACCCGGCTTCGATCGTGCACGCGTGCGCGACGCTGGTCCGTCCGGGCGGCCATGTGTTCTTCTCGACCATCAACCGCAACCTGAAGGCCTACCTGCTCGCCATCGTCGGCGCCGAATACGTGCTCAACATGCTGCCGCGCGGCACCCACGACTACGAGAAATTCATCACGCCCGCCGAACTGGCCCGCTTCGCGCGCCAGGCCGGACTCGACCTGATCGAGATGCGGGGCATGACCTACAACCCGCTGTCGCAGGTCTATACGCTGGGCCGCGACACCGATGTGAATTACCTGATGGCGTTCCGCCGGGTGGCGGCATGA
- the ompA gene encoding outer membrane protein OmpA, whose product MKKFAKLALVAATAVMAASAQAQSVPYEKKAVNDNWGNGTSEYVWKNGTNELCWRDSSWTPATANALCDGALAPAVAAPAPAPVAPPVVSSEKVTFAADTLFDFDKAVLKPEGKAKLDDLVSKLQGITLEVIIAVGHTDSFGSDKYNDRLSIRRAESVKAYLVSKGVEANRVYTEGKGKRQLKVDPKSCKGNRKSQIACQQPNRRVEVEVVGTRSAR is encoded by the coding sequence ATGAAAAAATTTGCCAAGCTCGCGCTCGTTGCAGCTACCGCAGTAATGGCTGCATCCGCTCAAGCTCAGTCCGTCCCTTATGAAAAGAAGGCAGTGAACGACAACTGGGGCAACGGTACGAGCGAGTACGTGTGGAAGAATGGCACGAACGAGCTCTGCTGGCGCGACAGCTCCTGGACCCCGGCCACGGCCAACGCGCTGTGCGACGGCGCCCTGGCTCCGGCTGTGGCCGCTCCGGCTCCGGCTCCGGTGGCTCCTCCGGTGGTTTCGAGCGAGAAGGTCACTTTCGCTGCTGACACCCTGTTCGACTTCGACAAGGCTGTGCTGAAGCCCGAAGGCAAGGCCAAGCTGGACGACCTGGTGTCGAAGCTGCAAGGCATCACCCTGGAAGTCATCATCGCCGTTGGCCACACCGACTCGTTCGGCTCGGACAAGTACAACGATCGCCTGTCGATCCGCCGCGCTGAATCGGTCAAGGCTTACCTGGTGAGCAAGGGCGTTGAAGCCAACCGCGTCTACACCGAAGGCAAGGGCAAGCGCCAGCTGAAGGTCGACCCGAAGTCGTGCAAGGGCAACCGCAAGTCGCAGATCGCCTGCCAGCAGCCGAACCGCCGCGTGGAAGTCGAAGTGGTCGGCACCCGCAGCGCACGTTAA